From the Desulfovibrio sp. JY genome, one window contains:
- a CDS encoding DUF167 domain-containing protein, with protein sequence MAASTKIRTATPAMPVFAAADGEGGWTLRVAVTPGGSRDALAGLAEDRLRVRLRAKAVEGQANAALTAFLAECFGVRPRQVRIVSGEKSRKKIVRIIAESEPDWSIATETGCD encoded by the coding sequence ATGGCCGCGTCGACGAAAATCCGGACCGCAACCCCGGCGATGCCCGTCTTCGCCGCGGCGGACGGGGAGGGCGGCTGGACGCTGCGGGTGGCCGTCACTCCCGGCGGCAGTCGGGATGCCCTGGCCGGACTGGCCGAGGACAGGCTGCGGGTGCGGCTGCGAGCCAAGGCCGTCGAAGGCCAGGCCAATGCCGCGCTCACCGCGTTTCTGGCAGAGTGCTTCGGGGTGCGCCCCCGGCAGGTCCGTATCGTGTCCGGGGAAAAATCCCGGAAAAAGATTGTGCGTATCATCGCCGAGTCCGAACCCGATTGGTCCATCGCGACCGAGACGGGATGTGACTAG
- a CDS encoding N-acetylmuramoyl-L-alanine amidase, with amino-acid sequence MNRRQILRLLGLSGLLVVGAPSVSRAASSDELARSAQDALESGDTDKALSLLNEAMAKDPRNDRVQALLGRTYFQRGDARTALAHFTLAVRLNPEDTLSRIMVETISQFPLPPGGDKPGDTPPRRAMATDKAAMAEREALSHPTAEGARNTPMRLLIDAGHGGMDVGAPGDGLRESDVTLDIALRLARILAASPQQVALSLSRTADVSLPDWARAALAGFYGADLLVSLHAARVPRPEAAGIAVYAYALTSSDALAGEVVRVEGRGRGRRPAEASRAGRDIFLTAARRAAGTGRMEAGKRLAGQLTAALRQGASPLPVASGGAGAFPLLAASDAPAVLVETGFLSHPQDAAALAVPEKRQAVADALARAILAVAGREKVGAP; translated from the coding sequence ATGAACCGTCGGCAAATCCTGCGCCTTCTGGGCCTGTCGGGGCTCCTTGTGGTCGGTGCGCCGAGCGTCTCCCGGGCCGCGTCGTCCGACGAACTGGCTCGAAGCGCCCAGGATGCTTTGGAATCCGGCGATACGGACAAGGCCCTGTCCCTGCTTAACGAGGCTATGGCCAAGGACCCGCGAAACGACCGCGTCCAGGCCCTGCTCGGGCGGACCTATTTCCAACGCGGCGACGCACGCACGGCCCTGGCCCATTTCACCCTGGCCGTGCGCCTCAACCCCGAGGACACGCTGTCGCGCATCATGGTCGAGACCATAAGCCAGTTCCCCTTGCCGCCGGGCGGCGACAAGCCCGGCGATACGCCGCCCCGGCGCGCCATGGCCACGGACAAGGCGGCCATGGCTGAGCGCGAGGCGCTCAGCCATCCGACGGCGGAGGGGGCGCGGAACACGCCGATGCGCCTGCTCATCGATGCGGGCCATGGCGGGATGGATGTCGGCGCGCCGGGGGATGGGCTTCGCGAATCCGACGTGACGCTCGATATCGCCCTGCGTCTGGCCCGGATTCTGGCCGCTTCCCCGCAACAGGTGGCCTTGTCGCTTTCGCGCACGGCCGATGTGTCCCTGCCCGATTGGGCACGGGCGGCCCTGGCCGGTTTTTACGGCGCGGACCTGCTCGTCTCGCTGCATGCCGCCCGTGTGCCCAGACCCGAGGCGGCCGGGATCGCGGTGTATGCCTATGCCCTCACGTCGTCCGACGCCCTGGCCGGGGAAGTGGTCCGGGTGGAGGGAAGGGGGCGGGGACGCCGACCAGCCGAAGCAAGCCGGGCCGGGCGGGACATTTTCCTCACCGCTGCCCGGCGCGCCGCCGGTACCGGACGCATGGAGGCCGGGAAGCGTCTGGCCGGGCAGCTGACCGCCGCCCTGCGCCAGGGCGCGTCGCCGCTCCCCGTGGCGAGTGGCGGGGCGGGGGCGTTTCCGCTTCTGGCCGCGTCCGATGCCCCGGCCGTGCTCGTGGAGACCGGTTTCCTGTCCCATCCGCAAGACGCCGCCGCCCTGGCCGTGCCGGAAAAACGTCAGGCCGTGGCCGATGCCCTGGCCCGGGCCATCCTGGCCGTGGCCGGGCGCGAAAAGGTCGGTGCGCCATAA
- a CDS encoding YggT family protein — protein MDIIGYFLVAVARVLDIVLSLYFWIIVIAALMSWVRPDPYNPIVRFLRAMTDPVFYRLRRWLPFLSIGGFDLSPIVAILAVQFLQWFLVPTLMRLGGIGLGRM, from the coding sequence ATGGATATCATTGGATATTTTTTGGTTGCGGTGGCCAGGGTTCTGGACATCGTCCTCTCCCTCTACTTCTGGATTATCGTGATCGCCGCGCTCATGTCCTGGGTACGTCCCGATCCGTACAATCCCATTGTCCGATTCCTGCGGGCCATGACCGATCCGGTATTCTACCGCCTTCGGCGCTGGCTGCCCTTTCTGTCCATAGGCGGTTTCGACCTTTCGCCCATTGTGGCCATCCTGGCCGTGCAGTTTCTGCAGTGGTTCCTGGTGCCCACCCTGATGCGGCTGGGCGGCATTGGCCTGGGGCGTATGTAA
- a CDS encoding HAD family hydrolase, with amino-acid sequence MYVCDTKSPPAFLERVRGVIFDCDGVLVDSRDANRMYYNLIREGVGMLSLTPEEEDYVHMHSVKECLAHIIPADRLEEALEVQRNLDYAEDIFPFIYLEDGLVELLETLAKREVHMAVHTNRTNTVEILLRHFEIDQYFAPVISAGRLKRPKPDPEGVFTILDAWKLPAESVAYIGDSALDERSARAAAVPFWSYKNPALSAVMYIPDFDTLRGCLAGESETKDA; translated from the coding sequence GTGTACGTGTGCGATACCAAGTCCCCCCCCGCATTTCTCGAACGGGTTCGGGGCGTCATCTTCGACTGCGACGGCGTGCTGGTCGATTCCCGCGACGCCAACCGCATGTACTACAACCTCATCCGCGAGGGCGTCGGCATGCTGTCGCTCACGCCGGAGGAGGAAGACTATGTGCACATGCATTCCGTCAAGGAATGCCTGGCCCACATCATCCCGGCCGACCGCCTGGAGGAAGCCCTGGAAGTCCAGCGCAACCTCGATTATGCCGAGGACATTTTTCCTTTTATCTATCTGGAGGACGGCCTGGTCGAACTGCTGGAAACCCTGGCCAAGCGGGAGGTGCATATGGCCGTGCACACCAACCGCACCAACACCGTCGAAATCCTGTTGCGCCACTTCGAGATCGACCAGTACTTCGCTCCGGTCATAAGCGCCGGCCGGCTCAAGCGGCCCAAGCCGGATCCCGAGGGCGTATTCACGATTCTCGACGCCTGGAAGCTGCCGGCCGAATCCGTGGCCTACATCGGCGACTCGGCCCTAGACGAGCGCTCGGCCAGGGCGGCGGCCGTGCCTTTCTGGTCGTACAAGAACCCGGCGCTGTCCGCAGTCATGTACATCCCGGACTTCGACACCTTGCGCGGCTGCCTTGCCGGAGAGTCGGAAACCAAGGACGCATAG
- the miaA gene encoding tRNA (adenosine(37)-N6)-dimethylallyltransferase MiaA, which translates to MAATRIVCLLGATGTGKTAVALALAEAYGGAVVNVDSRQVYAGLSVLTAQPTAAEQGRCPHFLYGDTPLDTAVNAGSFAKRARGVVASITTRGLLPLLVGGTGLYFRAIRGGLAPIPPVPPAVRAAVAARYDATGARAMHEVLAAVDPAAAGRIAPADRQRVTRALEVHAATGRALSDWQAAGDPDAPEYDALVIGLSLPLDALTPRLARRIEAMAREGAVEEVREALTRYRPDAPGLTGIGGPEIVGYLSGACSLEEAKAKWLANTRAYAKRQMTWFRKEPEVRWFAPGDTAGVCEAAGRWLEGGTA; encoded by the coding sequence GTGGCGGCGACGCGCATCGTCTGCCTGCTCGGGGCCACGGGCACGGGCAAGACAGCCGTGGCCTTGGCCCTGGCCGAGGCTTACGGCGGGGCAGTGGTCAACGTCGACTCCCGGCAGGTCTACGCCGGGCTTTCGGTGCTGACCGCCCAGCCAACGGCCGCAGAGCAGGGCAGATGTCCCCATTTCCTTTACGGCGACACGCCGCTCGACACGGCCGTCAATGCCGGCTCCTTCGCCAAACGCGCCCGGGGTGTGGTCGCCTCCATCACCACGCGTGGCCTGCTTCCGCTGCTCGTCGGCGGCACGGGGCTCTATTTCCGGGCCATTCGCGGCGGGCTGGCCCCCATTCCGCCCGTGCCGCCGGCCGTTCGCGCCGCAGTCGCCGCTCGCTACGACGCCACCGGTGCCCGGGCCATGCACGAGGTCCTGGCCGCCGTGGACCCGGCCGCCGCCGGCCGCATCGCCCCGGCCGACCGCCAGCGCGTGACCCGGGCTCTGGAAGTGCATGCCGCGACCGGCCGGGCCCTGTCCGACTGGCAGGCCGCCGGCGATCCGGATGCGCCGGAGTACGACGCGCTGGTCATCGGCCTGTCCCTCCCTCTGGACGCGCTGACGCCGCGTCTGGCCCGCCGCATCGAGGCCATGGCGCGCGAGGGCGCGGTGGAGGAGGTGCGCGAGGCGCTGACGCGCTATCGGCCCGACGCGCCGGGACTTACCGGCATCGGTGGCCCGGAGATCGTCGGCTACCTCTCCGGCGCGTGCAGCCTGGAGGAAGCCAAGGCCAAATGGCTGGCCAACACCCGGGCCTACGCCAAGCGCCAGATGACCTGGTTTCGCAAGGAGCCGGAGGTGCGCTGGTTCGCGCCCGGCGATACGGCCGGGGTGTGCGAAGCGGCCGGGCGCTGGCTTGAAGGGGGGACGGCATGA
- the fusA gene encoding elongation factor G, with the protein MSAKKGAGKSRLQSLRNIGIIAHIDAGKTTLTERILFYTGKIHRMGEVHDGTATMDFMPEEQERGITITSACTTCAWNNAVINIIDTPGHVDFTIEVQRSLRVLDGVVGVFCAVAGVEPQSETVWRQSVAYGVPKLACVNKLDRLGADFEAVLTAMREKLGANPVAVTIPVGQGAELAGLIDLIGMERLDFDQASQGGEITRRALSQQEADMAAPWREALVEAACEHDEGLMDAYLSGEPIDRAVLMAALRAGTLSHALVPVYAASALKNIGVQPLLDGVLAFLPSPLDRGEVTGLDPRTKSEKRLAPDPDAPLSALAFKVSMETGRKQVFARIYSGRLEAGKDVYNATRDCIERPARLFRLHAGHREKLESAGPGEIVAVAGLRQTVTGDTLCDQGDPIVLESIAGYKPVISLALEPRNAEESDRLKEVLDKLLQEDPTLTLVHDADTDQLILSGMGELHLDVVLERVRREYGVSPRVGKPQVVYQETVTTQGVGDGLFDRELGDKRQHGQVALAVSPLPRGAGRDIAFAIDTQPYPQAWITAMEEGLVDGLQSGPIKGYPVQDVRVRVTGIGTVEGVTSAVGCRLAASQALKAALTAAKPALLEPIMELEISVPDAFVGDVVGLLGSKGAKIENMVDRGGHKLVESLAALRQMFGFSTELRSATQGRAAMTMRFSKFDLLA; encoded by the coding sequence ATGAGCGCCAAGAAGGGAGCCGGCAAAAGCAGGCTCCAAAGCCTCCGCAACATCGGCATCATCGCCCACATCGACGCCGGCAAGACCACCTTGACCGAGCGCATCCTCTTTTACACCGGCAAGATCCACCGCATGGGCGAGGTGCACGACGGCACGGCCACCATGGATTTCATGCCCGAGGAGCAGGAGCGGGGCATCACCATCACCTCGGCCTGCACCACCTGCGCCTGGAATAACGCCGTCATCAACATCATCGACACCCCCGGGCACGTGGATTTCACCATCGAGGTCCAGCGTTCCCTGCGTGTCCTCGACGGCGTGGTGGGCGTCTTTTGCGCCGTGGCCGGGGTCGAGCCCCAATCCGAAACGGTCTGGCGACAGTCCGTGGCCTACGGCGTGCCCAAGCTCGCCTGCGTGAACAAGCTCGACCGGCTCGGCGCGGATTTCGAGGCGGTGCTTACCGCCATGCGGGAAAAACTCGGCGCGAATCCCGTGGCCGTGACCATTCCCGTGGGCCAGGGGGCGGAGCTTGCCGGGCTGATCGACCTGATCGGCATGGAACGCCTGGATTTCGACCAGGCAAGCCAGGGCGGGGAGATCACCCGCCGTGCGCTGTCCCAGCAAGAGGCGGATATGGCCGCGCCCTGGCGCGAGGCGCTTGTGGAGGCGGCCTGCGAGCACGACGAAGGGCTCATGGATGCCTATCTTTCCGGGGAACCCATCGACCGGGCGGTCCTCATGGCGGCCCTTCGCGCCGGCACGCTCTCCCATGCCCTGGTCCCGGTCTATGCCGCCTCGGCGCTCAAAAACATCGGTGTCCAACCGCTGCTCGACGGTGTGCTGGCCTTTTTGCCGAGTCCCCTGGACCGGGGCGAGGTGACGGGCCTTGATCCCCGCACCAAAAGCGAAAAACGCTTGGCCCCGGACCCCGATGCGCCCCTTTCCGCGCTGGCCTTCAAGGTCAGCATGGAAACCGGGCGCAAGCAGGTTTTCGCCCGCATCTATTCCGGCCGCCTCGAAGCCGGCAAGGACGTCTACAACGCCACCCGGGACTGTATCGAACGGCCGGCCCGGCTTTTTCGGCTCCACGCCGGGCACCGGGAAAAGCTCGAATCCGCCGGCCCGGGCGAGATCGTGGCCGTGGCCGGACTGCGCCAGACCGTCACCGGCGACACCCTGTGCGATCAGGGCGACCCCATCGTGCTCGAGTCCATCGCCGGCTACAAACCCGTCATCAGCCTGGCCCTCGAACCCCGAAACGCCGAGGAGTCCGACCGGCTCAAGGAAGTCCTCGACAAACTGCTCCAGGAAGACCCGACCCTGACCCTGGTCCACGACGCGGACACCGACCAGCTGATCCTTTCCGGCATGGGCGAACTGCACCTCGACGTGGTGCTCGAGCGGGTGCGTCGCGAATACGGCGTCTCCCCCCGGGTCGGCAAACCGCAAGTCGTCTACCAGGAAACGGTCACGACCCAGGGCGTCGGTGACGGGCTGTTCGACCGGGAGCTTGGCGACAAGCGCCAGCATGGCCAGGTGGCCCTGGCCGTCTCGCCGCTGCCCCGTGGAGCGGGGCGGGACATCGCCTTTGCCATCGACACCCAACCCTATCCCCAGGCCTGGATCACGGCCATGGAGGAGGGGCTGGTCGACGGTTTGCAAAGCGGGCCCATAAAGGGGTATCCGGTCCAGGACGTGCGGGTGCGGGTAACGGGCATCGGCACGGTCGAGGGGGTAACCTCGGCGGTCGGCTGCCGCCTGGCCGCAAGTCAGGCGCTCAAGGCCGCTCTGACCGCCGCCAAGCCGGCCCTGCTCGAACCCATCATGGAGTTGGAGATCAGCGTGCCCGACGCCTTTGTCGGCGACGTGGTCGGGCTTCTCGGCTCCAAGGGGGCCAAGATCGAGAACATGGTCGATCGCGGCGGGCACAAACTCGTCGAGTCGCTGGCGGCTCTGCGACAGATGTTCGGTTTTTCCACGGAGTTGCGTTCGGCCACCCAGGGCCGGGCGGCCATGACCATGCGCTTTTCAAAATTCGACCTGCTGGCCTGA
- a CDS encoding twin-arginine translocase TatA/TatE family subunit encodes MFGIGFPELIIILVIVLIIFGANKLPEIGAGMGKAIKNFKKATNEPDEIDVTPGKSKDDADKK; translated from the coding sequence ATGTTTGGAATCGGATTTCCGGAGCTTATCATCATTCTGGTCATCGTGCTCATCATTTTCGGAGCCAACAAGCTTCCCGAGATCGGAGCCGGCATGGGCAAGGCCATCAAAAATTTCAAGAAGGCCACCAACGAGCCGGACGAAATCGACGTGACCCCGGGCAAGAGCAAGGACGACGCCGACAAGAAATAG
- the ilvB gene encoding biosynthetic-type acetolactate synthase large subunit → MELTGAQILLESLRREDVEVVFGFPGGAVIDIYDQLPNYPLLQHVLARHEQGAIHAADGYARATGRVGVCLVTSGPGATNAVTGIATAYMDSVPVVIITGQVPTPLIGNDAFQEVDIVGITRPCTKHNFLVKDVRDLPKVIKEAFYLAATGRPGPVLIDLPKDVQQAKCVYNYPKQIKMRSYNPTYAPNPKQVAKVADVVRKAKKPIIYAGGGVIASNASEDLTWLARTFNIPVTATLMALGCFPADDPLWLGMLGMHGTYAANMAISGADLILAVGSRFDDRVTGKLSEFAKNAKIVHIDIDPTSIQKNVAAGIPVVADCKSFLMALRQTLEADVSDASAAPVRDTPWLARLASWKEEKPLAYEQGTDVIKPQYVVEIISRLTKGEAIITTEVGQHQMWAAQFYQFTKPRSFISSGGLGTMGFGFPAAIGAQVAFPDRLVIDVAGDGSIQMCIQELATAVCYGLPVKIVILNNGYLGMVRQWQELFYAKNYCSTCLDVAPDFVKLAEAYGAAGFRVSDPGQVESVLTEAFALPKTVIVDVVVDREENVAPMVPAGKSITEMILV, encoded by the coding sequence ATGGAACTCACCGGGGCCCAGATCCTCCTCGAATCCTTGCGCCGCGAGGACGTGGAAGTCGTTTTCGGCTTCCCTGGAGGAGCGGTCATCGACATTTACGACCAGCTTCCCAACTACCCCCTGCTGCAACACGTGCTGGCGCGCCATGAGCAGGGAGCCATCCACGCCGCGGACGGTTATGCCCGGGCCACGGGCAGGGTAGGCGTATGCCTGGTGACCTCGGGCCCCGGAGCCACCAATGCCGTAACCGGCATTGCCACCGCCTATATGGATTCCGTGCCGGTGGTCATCATCACCGGCCAGGTCCCGACCCCTCTTATCGGTAACGACGCCTTCCAGGAAGTGGACATCGTCGGCATCACGCGTCCCTGCACCAAGCACAATTTCCTGGTCAAGGACGTGCGCGACCTGCCCAAGGTCATCAAGGAGGCCTTCTATCTGGCCGCGACCGGCCGGCCGGGGCCCGTGCTCATCGACCTGCCCAAGGACGTGCAGCAGGCCAAGTGCGTCTACAACTACCCCAAGCAGATCAAGATGCGCAGCTACAACCCCACCTACGCCCCCAACCCCAAGCAGGTGGCCAAGGTCGCGGACGTGGTGCGCAAGGCCAAAAAGCCCATCATCTACGCCGGCGGCGGCGTCATCGCCTCCAATGCCTCCGAGGACCTGACCTGGCTGGCCCGCACCTTCAACATCCCGGTCACGGCCACGCTCATGGCCTTGGGCTGCTTTCCGGCCGACGATCCGCTGTGGCTCGGCATGCTCGGCATGCACGGCACCTACGCCGCCAACATGGCGATAAGCGGTGCCGACCTGATCCTGGCCGTGGGCAGCCGCTTCGACGACCGGGTCACGGGCAAGCTCAGCGAATTCGCCAAAAACGCCAAGATCGTGCACATCGACATCGACCCCACCTCGATCCAGAAAAACGTGGCCGCTGGCATTCCGGTGGTGGCCGACTGCAAGAGCTTCCTCATGGCGCTGCGCCAGACGCTGGAGGCCGATGTTTCCGACGCCTCTGCCGCTCCGGTCCGCGACACTCCCTGGCTCGCCCGTCTGGCAAGCTGGAAGGAGGAAAAGCCGCTGGCTTACGAGCAGGGCACGGACGTCATCAAGCCGCAGTACGTGGTGGAGATCATTTCCCGCCTGACCAAGGGCGAGGCCATCATCACCACCGAGGTCGGCCAGCACCAGATGTGGGCCGCCCAGTTCTACCAGTTCACCAAGCCCCGGTCGTTTATCAGCTCCGGCGGGCTCGGCACCATGGGCTTCGGCTTCCCAGCCGCCATCGGGGCCCAGGTGGCCTTTCCCGACCGTCTCGTCATCGACGTGGCCGGAGACGGCTCCATCCAGATGTGCATCCAGGAACTGGCCACGGCCGTCTGCTACGGCCTGCCGGTCAAGATCGTCATCCTGAATAACGGCTACCTCGGCATGGTTCGCCAGTGGCAGGAGCTTTTCTACGCGAAAAACTACTGTTCCACCTGTCTCGACGTGGCCCCGGACTTCGTCAAGCTGGCCGAGGCGTACGGCGCGGCCGGCTTCCGCGTGTCCGACCCGGGGCAAGTCGAATCCGTGCTGACCGAGGCCTTCGCCCTGCCCAAGACCGTCATCGTGGACGTCGTCGTCGATCGCGAGGAGAACGTTGCGCCCATGGTCCCGGCCGGCAAGTCCATAACCGAGATGATTCTCGTCTAG
- a CDS encoding acyltransferase, with the protein MSTRALVPPEISRRFDVLRTLLVVFIVGVHAEKGIQAYYTQVPDGLRAYLVVFPHNIFRLCVPIFFSISGYLFYLTYKPTVEAYGRMLVKKARTILVPYLLFNAISIALILIFNKIPYIGDFNDLHRDGILKYLLGVYRFPAVYTLWFLRDLYVFFLLAPVFYVVSVEIPLLGLVVFWAIWMFIPQHGLPVELSGMFFFYLGCLLSRTRADLDGARRFTVPACVLYLAVLLAVSFVEYTQGTGTEIYQTLYRHNLIFGTVCLWLLTGYSRFGDSQFLLRFSGVSFFVYLTHEPVLSYLIYGTRFIFHPSGSAAGIGYMVLLTTLPFALCVGLGNLLLRYAPAVYAVATGARQR; encoded by the coding sequence ATGTCCACACGCGCCCTGGTTCCCCCGGAGATTTCCCGACGTTTTGACGTGCTGCGCACGCTGCTCGTCGTTTTCATCGTCGGCGTGCATGCGGAAAAAGGCATCCAGGCCTATTACACCCAGGTGCCCGATGGGCTGCGCGCCTATCTGGTCGTTTTCCCACACAATATCTTCCGGCTGTGCGTGCCGATTTTCTTCAGCATCTCCGGCTACCTTTTCTATCTGACCTACAAGCCGACGGTGGAGGCCTATGGCCGGATGCTGGTCAAAAAGGCCCGTACCATCCTTGTCCCGTACCTGCTTTTCAACGCCATCAGTATTGCACTGATCCTTATATTCAACAAAATCCCCTACATCGGCGACTTCAACGACCTACACCGTGACGGCATCCTCAAATACCTGCTCGGTGTCTACCGGTTTCCGGCCGTTTATACGCTGTGGTTCCTGCGCGACCTCTATGTCTTTTTCCTGCTGGCCCCGGTCTTTTATGTCGTGTCCGTGGAGATTCCCCTGCTCGGGCTGGTGGTCTTCTGGGCCATCTGGATGTTTATTCCCCAGCACGGGCTTCCGGTGGAATTAAGCGGCATGTTCTTTTTCTACCTGGGCTGCCTGCTCTCCCGGACCAGGGCCGACCTCGATGGGGCCAGGCGCTTCACCGTCCCGGCCTGCGTCCTCTATTTGGCCGTACTGCTGGCCGTCAGCTTCGTGGAATATACCCAGGGAACGGGCACCGAGATCTATCAGACGCTTTATCGGCACAACCTGATCTTCGGCACGGTGTGCCTGTGGCTCTTGACCGGTTACTCCCGGTTCGGCGATTCGCAATTTTTGCTGCGCTTCTCCGGCGTCTCCTTTTTCGTCTATTTGACCCATGAACCGGTGCTGTCCTACCTGATCTACGGAACACGGTTCATTTTCCATCCCTCGGGATCGGCGGCGGGCATAGGGTATATGGTGCTGCTGACGACCCTGCCCTTTGCCCTGTGCGTGGGCCTGGGGAACCTTCTTTTGCGCTATGCCCCGGCTGTCTATGCCGTGGCCACGGGGGCGCGGCAACGATGA
- the ilvN gene encoding acetolactate synthase small subunit, translating to MRHILSILVEDEPGVLSRVAGLFSGRGYNIETLNVAPTLTEGLSMMTITTEGDEAIVEQIIKQLRKLVTTLKVVDLTDVKSVEREMMLLRVDAEGAKRAEVLRIVDIFRCKVVDVSLDELILEVTGTQDKLGALINLLQRFGIKEIARTGAVAMRRGMQE from the coding sequence ATGCGCCACATTCTTTCCATTCTGGTCGAAGACGAACCCGGGGTGCTCTCCAGGGTGGCCGGGCTTTTCAGCGGTCGCGGCTACAACATCGAAACGCTCAACGTGGCCCCGACCCTGACCGAGGGCCTTTCCATGATGACCATCACCACCGAAGGCGACGAAGCCATCGTGGAACAGATCATCAAGCAGTTGCGAAAACTCGTCACCACGCTCAAGGTCGTGGACCTGACCGACGTCAAGTCCGTGGAACGCGAAATGATGTTGCTGCGGGTGGACGCCGAGGGCGCCAAGCGGGCAGAAGTGCTGCGCATCGTGGACATCTTCCGCTGCAAGGTGGTGGACGTGAGTCTCGACGAGCTCATCCTCGAGGTCACGGGAACCCAGGACAAGCTCGGCGCGCTGATCAATCTGTTGCAGCGTTTCGGCATCAAGGAAATCGCCCGCACCGGCGCCGTGGCCATGCGGCGCGGCATGCAGGAATAA
- the coaD gene encoding pantetheine-phosphate adenylyltransferase, which translates to MDATQNCIAVYPGTFDPLTNGHVSLVRRAAKVFGAIIVAVAGDSHKTPLFSLDERVAIADAVFDHDASVMVEGFNGLLVDYVKRRRANVILRGMRAVSDFEFEFQMALMNRKLDRSIETVFIMTDYKWLYISSTIVKEVCKHGGEIRGMVPELVRERMREKYGLADPKKGA; encoded by the coding sequence ATGGACGCCACACAAAACTGCATCGCCGTCTACCCCGGAACCTTCGACCCCCTGACCAACGGGCACGTGTCCCTGGTGCGCCGGGCGGCCAAGGTTTTCGGAGCGATTATCGTGGCCGTGGCCGGCGACTCCCACAAAACGCCGCTTTTTTCCCTCGACGAACGCGTGGCCATTGCCGACGCGGTGTTCGACCATGACGCTTCCGTCATGGTCGAGGGGTTTAACGGCCTGCTCGTGGACTACGTCAAGCGCCGCCGGGCCAATGTCATCCTGCGCGGCATGCGGGCTGTTTCCGATTTCGAATTCGAGTTCCAGATGGCGCTCATGAACCGCAAGCTCGACCGCAGCATCGAAACCGTCTTCATCATGACCGACTACAAGTGGCTCTACATCAGTTCCACCATCGTCAAGGAAGTCTGCAAGCACGGCGGCGAGATACGCGGCATGGTCCCGGAACTGGTGCGGGAACGGATGCGGGAAAAATACGGCCTGGCCGATCCCAAAAAGGGAGCGTGA
- a CDS encoding DUF465 domain-containing protein yields MDQRDLDLIAKYGEADPELKSLYEEHIAFEKILNKMEGKPFLNPAEETELKEIKKKKLSGKTRIETLLRKYRKAEDQ; encoded by the coding sequence ATGGACCAACGCGATCTGGATCTCATTGCCAAGTACGGCGAGGCGGACCCGGAACTCAAAAGCCTGTACGAGGAGCATATCGCGTTCGAGAAGATCCTGAATAAGATGGAAGGCAAACCCTTCCTGAATCCCGCTGAAGAGACCGAGCTTAAGGAAATCAAGAAGAAAAAGCTGTCCGGAAAGACTCGCATCGAAACGCTCCTCAGAAAATACCGCAAGGCGGAGGACCAGTAG
- the rsmD gene encoding 16S rRNA (guanine(966)-N(2))-methyltransferase RsmD: MSMRVIAGRFGGRRIQVVDAVGLRPATGRVREALFSMLAAREAIFPGARVLDLFAGAGSVGIEALSRGAGYGLFVEKNPAVAKMLRENLRGLGLASGEAKVVEADVARALPRLAETPFDIVAIDPPYGHDLLPPTLAALVGSGLLAPDGVIAAEIEAGARLAPADVPESLACLTDRTYGQTRIILWTPHKTASPSTPEPSTP; this comes from the coding sequence ATGAGCATGCGGGTCATTGCCGGCCGTTTCGGCGGACGGCGCATCCAGGTCGTGGACGCCGTGGGGCTGCGGCCGGCCACGGGCCGGGTGCGGGAAGCGCTTTTTTCCATGCTGGCGGCCCGGGAGGCGATTTTCCCCGGGGCCAGGGTGCTGGATCTCTTCGCCGGGGCAGGGAGCGTGGGCATCGAGGCCCTCTCACGCGGCGCGGGATACGGCCTTTTCGTGGAGAAAAATCCGGCCGTAGCCAAGATGCTGCGCGAGAACCTGCGCGGCCTGGGACTGGCCTCCGGCGAAGCCAAAGTGGTGGAGGCGGACGTGGCCCGGGCACTCCCCCGGCTGGCCGAAACGCCTTTCGATATCGTGGCCATCGACCCGCCCTATGGCCACGACCTGCTCCCGCCAACCCTGGCCGCCCTTGTCGGAAGCGGCCTGCTGGCCCCGGACGGGGTCATTGCGGCGGAAATCGAGGCCGGCGCGCGTCTTGCTCCCGCGGACGTCCCGGAGTCGCTCGCCTGCCTGACCGACCGGACTTACGGTCAAACGAGGATCATCCTATGGACGCCACACAAAACTGCATCGCCGTCTACCCCGGAACCTTCGACCCCCTGA